In a single window of the Metopolophium dirhodum isolate CAU chromosome 2, ASM1992520v1, whole genome shotgun sequence genome:
- the LOC132938845 gene encoding uncharacterized protein LOC132938845, whose protein sequence is MSSEGNEGSQRDERALRRAIAKRNELVEHMKTLYDIALTLQTDKSVIPIFLARNKDVENYVMDLNLETDIILDQLIVLNRDSEYAIQHIPIKRTFMEQYYFITAITSTLGLDARSNAHHETTSSQCQLPKIQLPIFDGELLQWRTFRDTFASLVHDNPTLSQIEKFHYLISSVTGFAASCVRALPLTADNYIIVWNNLHTRYDNKRVLITAHLDSIFRFAPLQKESLSGLQNFLSTFQENIASIRALDINDFEGFLLFYVASRALDSTTKRLFESAHHNVTTPSIDLLLTFIQTRCNILHNSSSVICHQSNKQPQKYVRNKTSLMSLNDRKLCIKCKNTHFLHQCPDFIQCTVHQRFKFAQANRLCMNCLNPQHKTSECISTHTCRQCSGKHHTMLHLDKINKRKELPPNPSADCPSSSVSIPEPVVTPNEAPFSGTTCTSSNVILGTIVIRIRDYMGHWTNVRTLLDTGSQVSVITNACVTRLGLERRQCQTEITGLSQTIVTATKGSTWCTFVPVNKESPHISCEPLILSRITGPMPTMTLDSKIRRTYSHIEFADPHFDTPGPIEFLLGADIYPNIFGNCSRMLHTPGLPSAYETLFGWIILGQSNVNVSTSPVSLLLMAEPSIENMLCKFWELEEPTKSTLPFTDDQRCEDHFKQTTKRDSTGRYSVSFPFRINPSHLGDSHEMALSRFYNLERKLLKDRELYDQYRTFMQEYKDLGHMTIARQPGKYYIPHHAVVKRIGSAVKLRVVFDASAKSSTGKSLNDLLHVGPKLQTDISDLLHRCRTLKYMFTADICKMYRQIKINTDDCTYQHILWRKSPVDQLEEYELLTVTYGVSVSPYQAIRVLHQLEIDSGSIYPNITNILSTQTYVDDIISGHNTTSGLLVQYEELINLLQHGGFELKKWSSNCPALLRKIPEDDRAINISFDPKDDGSVKILGLHWDPIHDLFSYHVSNIFDNWTKRTVLSTIAQLYDPLGALAPVIFWAKCFMQRLWQSGINWDDPLPPLLLNDWKQFSGELHLLSGIKIRRHIHTYTHQSVQLIGFSDASEKGYSSVVYIRCVDSTGNILVYLLTAKSKVAPLKLGKLDNNLTIPRLELCGALLLAQTLHRMSITLKDIIPVIEIHAWTDSKVVLSWLTSPQSNFKIFVTNRLSKIADLLPNCQWRHVSSDLNPADCVSRGIFPSLIQNNLLYWNGPPFLLLPDHLWPPSKITLIPPSQLPEYKPSQCVCNIIVPDAPLEWINNFSSFTRLIRVTAWIIRFCQRTRQKRKLLEPLSLEPLSREELDNAIIPLVITTQKNSFSNLLQTLQVPDAKVSPRSLAQLSPFVDVCGILRVGGRIRQSNAPVTTHHPILLPKESALTTLIIRYFHLTYFHAGAQLTASLLRRRYWILSCRLAIRSVIFKCVICARHRATAPQPLMADLPAYRVRPARPFSHVGIDFAGPFLIKEGRRKTTRSIKCYLCIFVCMVVKASHIEVVSDLSTDAFLASLHRFVSRRGIPSNIYTDCGSNFKGADRQLQLLFSDPSSQSSFIGAIPCKWHFNPPAAPHFGGLWEAAVKSTKYHLRRVIGTQLLTYEELSTLSARVEGILNSRPLTALSTDPNDLCSLSPGDFLIGQPLIAIPESDTTSTPLNRLNRWELIRHMYQSFWKRWSNEYLTSIQSRNKWTHQQRNVKVGDLVLVQTPNQPPTHWKLGRIEEVHPGSDDIVRVVTVRTADSVVKRPVVKLAKLPLDTNPSI, encoded by the coding sequence ATGTCGTCAGAGGGTAACGAAGGTTCCCAACGGGATGAGCGTGCTCTGAGACGTGCCATCGCAAAGCGCAACGAACTGGTTGAACACATGAAAACGTTGTACGACATAGCTTTAACGTTACAAACAGATAAAAGTGTTATTCCTATATTTCTCGCTCGCAATAAAGATGTTGAAAATTATGTCATGGATCTCAATTTGGAGACGGACATTATTTTAGATCAATTAATTGTACTAAACAGAGATAGTGAATATGCAATACAACATATACCCATAAAAAGGACGTTTATGGaacaatactattttataactgCAATTACATCCACATTAGGTTTGGATGCCCGCTCTAACGCACACCATGAAACGACAAGTTCCCAATGTCAGTTACCAAAAATACAGTTACCTATATTCGATGGTGAACTATTGCAATGGCGAACGTTTCGTGACACATTTGCGTCATTAGTTCATGACAATCCTACTCTGTCGCAAATCGAAAAGTTTCACTATTTAATATCATCTGTTACGGGGTTCGCAGCTTCTTGTGTCCGTGCCCTTCCGCTTACAGCggacaattatattattgtttggaaTAACTTACATACTCGCTATGATAATAAACGTGTATTGATTACTGCTCATTTGGACTCAATATTTCGATTTGCCCCATTACAAAAAGAGTCATTATCAGGCCTACAAAACTTTTTAAGTACATTTCAAGAAAATATAGCGTCGATTAGGGCTCTTGACATCAATGATTTTGAAGGCTTCTTATTGTTTTATGTGGCTTCGCGAGCATTAGACTCAACAACCAAACGATTGTTTGAGTCCGCGCATCACAATGTAACCACGCCTAGCATTGACTTGCTGCTAACATTTATACAAACACGttgcaatattttacataactcTTCATCGGTAATTTGTCATCAATCCAATAAACAACCACAAAAATACGTCCGTAATAAGACTTCATTGATGTCATTAAACGATAGGAAGTTAtgcattaaatgtaaaaatacacaTTTCCTACATCAATGTCCTGATTTTATTCAATGTACTGTTCACCAGCGTTTTAAGTTTGCACAAGCGAATCGATTGTGTATGAACTGTTTAAACCCACAACACAAGACTTCTGAGTGTATTTCTACACATACGTGTCGACAATGTTCTGGCAAGCATCACACTATGTTACATTTGGACAAAATCAATAAAAGAAAAGAGTTACCTCCTAACCCGTCTGCAGACTGTCCGTCCAGTTCAGTGAGTATCCCTGAACCAGTTGTTACACCAAATGAAGCACCATTTAGTGGAACAACATGTACATCAAGTAATGTTATATTGGGGACAATCGTTATACGCATTCGTGATTACATGGGCCATTGGACAAACGTCCGAACTCTGTTAGACACTGGCTCTCAAGTATCAGTAATAACAAATGCCTGCGTGACGCGGTTAGGTTTAGAACGTCGTCAATGTCAAACAGAGATAACCGGACTATCACAGACTATTGTAACAGCTACCAAAGGAAGTACATGGTGTACCTTTGTACCTGTTAATAAAGAAAGTCCTCATATATCATGCGAACCGTTAATTTTGTCACGCATAACAGGTCCTATGCCGACGATGACACTAGATTCTAAAATTCGCCGAACGTATAGTCATATCGAGTTTGCTGACCCACACTTTGATACACCTGGACCAATTGAGTTTCTATTGGGAGCAGATATCTATCCGAACATTTTTGGTAATTGTTCACGTATGTTACATACTCCAGGTTTGCCGTCCGCATATGAGACACTTTTCGGTTGGATAATATTAGGTCAGTCAAATGTCAACGTTTCTACGTCACCGGTATCACTATTACTCATGGCTGAACCATCTATCGAAAATATGTTATGTAAGTTTTGGGAACTTGAAGAACCCACAAAATCCACGTTGCCATTCACCGATGACCAGAGATGTGAAGACCATTTCAAACAAACTACGAAAAGAGACTCTACGGGACGTTATTCGGTTTCATTTCCGTTTCGTATCAACCCATCTCACCTCGGAGACTCGCACGAAATGGCACTTTcgagattttataatttagaacGCAAGCTATTAAAAGATCGTGAACTTTATGATCAATATCGTACGTTTATGCAAGAATATAAAGACCTCGGTCATATGACCATAGCTCGTCAACCCGGTAAATACTACATTCCACATCACGCTGTGGTTAAACGCATCGGTTCAGCAGTAAAACTTAGAGTCGTTTTTGATGCGTCAGCCAAGTCGTCGACGGGAAAATCACTTAACGACTTACTTCATGTTGGCCCGAAATTACAAACCGATATTTCCGATTTACTACATCGATGTCGTACACTTAAATATATGTTCACTGCGGACATATGTAAAATGTAcagacaaattaaaataaatactgatgATTGTACATATCAACATATATTATGGCGTAAAAGTCCGGTTGATCAACTTGAAGAATACGAACTGCTCACGGTGACATACGGGGTCTCCGTGTCACCTTATCAAGCCATTCGAGTCCTACATCAGTTAGAGATAGATAGTGGTAGTATATATcctaatataactaatattttgtcTACACAAACGTATGTGGATGATATAATCTCAGGTCACAATACCACATCGGGTTTACTTGTTCAGTACGAAGAGCTCATAAACTTATTACAACACGGTGGATTTGAACTAAAAAAGTGGTCATCCAATTGTCCAGCGTTATTACGTAAGATTCCTGAGGACGATAGGGCAATCAACATTTCATTTGACCCTAAAGACGATGGATCTGTGAAAATACTAGGACTTCATTGGGATCCGATCCATGACCTTTTTAGTTATCACGTATCGAATATTTTTGATAACTGGACTAAGAGAACAGTCTTGTCAACTATAGCACAGTTATATGACCCACTTGGTGCATTAGCTCCGGTCATATTTTGGGCAAAATGTTTTATGCAGCGGTTGTGGCAATCTGGCATAAACTGGGACGATCCGTTACCTCCCCTGTTATTAAACGATTGGAAACAGTTTTCTGGGGAACTTCATTTATTATCAGGCATTAAAATACGTCGACATATTCACACATATACGCACCAGTCCGTGCAGTTGATTGGTTTTTCCGATGCGTCGGAAAAGGGTTACTCATCAGTAGTCTATATTCGGTGTGTTGACAGTAcgggaaatattttagtttatttacttACAGCTAAATCCAAAGTGGCACCCCTCAAGCTAGGCAAActggataataatcttactaTTCCCCGTCTTGAGTTGTGTGGCGCCTTGTTGTTGGCCCAAACATTACATCGTATGTCAATAACACTGAAGGATATTATACCCGTTATAGAAATACACGCCTGGACGGATTCGAAGGTCGTTTTGTCATGGTTGACGTCACCGCAGTcgaattttaagatttttgtaaCAAATCGATTATCTAAAATTGCCGACTTATTGCCAAATTGTCAATGGCGCCATGTGTCATCAGATCTGAATCCCGCTGACTGTGTATCCCGAGGGATATTTCCAtctctaattcaaaataatttgctgtaCTGGAATGGACCTCCGTTTCTATTATTACCTGATCACTTATGGCCACCGTCAAAAATAACGTTGATTCCACCATCACAGTTGCCGGAATATAAACCAAGCCAatgtgtatgtaatattatagtacctgaCGCGCCATTAGAGTGGATAAACAACTTTTCGTCGTTCACCCGGTTGATACGCGTCACAGCGTGGATAATACGATTCTGTCAACGAACAAGACAAAAACGTAAGCTACTGGAACCTCTATCACTGGAACCTTTGTCGCGTGAGGAGTTAGACAATGCCATAATTCCACTCGTCATAACAACGCAAAAAAATAGTTTCTCAAATTTATTACAAACGCTGCAAGTCCCAGATGCCAAAGTTTCACCTCGATCGCTAGCTCAACTGTCACCGTTTGTTGACGTATGTGGTATACTTCGAGTTGGAGGTCGTATACGTCAATCGAACGCACCTGTAACTACACACCATCCTATTCTATTGCCAAAAGAATCTGCATTAACGACATTAATTATCCGTTATTTCCATTTGACGTATTTCCACGCTGGCGCACAACTTACAGCATCACTTCTTCGACGGCGGTATTGGATATTATCATGTCGGTTAGCGATCCGAAGTGTTATCTTTAAGTGTGTCATATGTGCTAGACATAGAGCCACAGCCCCTCAACCATTGATGGCTGATCTGCCAGCGTATCGCGTTCGTCCAGCTCGGCCGTTTTCACACGTGGGGATTGATTTTGCTGGACCATTTCTTATAAAGGAAGGACGTCGAAAAACCACCCGGTCCATAAAATGCTACTTATGTATATTTGTGTGTATGGTAGTAAAGGCTTCTCATATCGAAGTTGTCTCGGATCTATCAACAGATGCATTTCTAGCGTCACTACATCGGTTCGTATCTCGACGAGGCATACCGTCCAATATTTATACCGATTGTGGAAGCAACTTTAAGGGTGCCGACCGACAGTTACAACTGTTATTTTCGGATCCATCATCTCAATCATCGTTTATTGGCGCTATTCCATGTAAGTGGCATTTCAACCCACCTGCCGCACCGCACTTTGGAGGACTTTGGGAAGCTGCTGTCAAGTCAACCAAATACCATCTACGACGAGTTATCGGTACGCAATTACTTACGTATGAGGAATTGTCTACGTTATCGGCTCGCGTAGAGGGTATCCTAAACTCACGACCGTTGACAGCATTATCGACGGATCCCAATGATCTGTGTTCGTTATCACCCGGAGATTTTCTCATTGGTCAGCCATTAATCGCTATACCTGAGTCCGATACGACTTCAACGCCATTGAATCGACTTAACCGTTGGGAGTTGATACGTCACATGTATCAATCGTTTTGGAAACGCTGGTCCAATGAATATTTGACGTCTATACAAAGTCGTAATAAATGGACGCATCAGCAACGAAATGTCAAGGTTGGAGATCTCGTCCTTGTCCAAACGCCCAATCAACCTCCCACACATTGGAAGCTCGGACGTATTGAAGAAGTGCATCCCGGAAGTGATGACATAGTGCGCGTTGTAACTGTCCGTACGGCCGACAGTGTTGTAAAACGACCAGTGGTAAAATTAGCTAAACTGCCATTGGATACTAACCCATCCATATAA